A genomic region of Raphanus sativus cultivar WK10039 chromosome 6, ASM80110v3, whole genome shotgun sequence contains the following coding sequences:
- the LOC108807434 gene encoding protein LIGHT-DEPENDENT SHORT HYPOCOTYLS 3, with amino-acid sequence MDMIPQPMEGSSAYVGTTNLSINANTSSSPGAIAAQPPSSSSPSVNSSRYENQKRRDWNTFGQYLRNHRPPLSLSRCSGAHVLEFLRYLDQFGKTKVHTPVCHFYGHPNPPAPCPCPLRQAWGSLDALIGRLRAAFEENGGKPETNPFGARAVRLYLREVRDSQSKARGISYEKKKRKRPLPPLLSTSSSSSALASHQQFQMLPGPGTSSTTQISKFEK; translated from the coding sequence ATGGATATGATTCCACAACCGATGGAAGGCTCTTCAGCTTACGTAGGTACCACAAACCTCAGCATCAACGCAAACACCTCGTCCTCCCCCGGAGCCATAGCAGCACAGCCaccttcttcctcctctccaTCGGTGAACTCAAGCCGTTACGAGaaccagaagagaagagacTGGAACACGTTCGGACAATACTTAAGGAACCACCGTCCACCGCTTTCGCTTTCTCGGTGCAGCGGAGCTCACGTGCTAGAGTTTCTCCGTTACTTGGATCAGTTCGGTAAGACAAAAGTCCACACGCCAGTTTGTCACTTCTACGGCCATCCTAATCCTCCGGCACCGTGTCCTTGTCCTCTCCGACAAGCTTGGGGAAGTCTCGACGCTCTCATCGGTCGTCTTCGAGCTGCTTTTGAAGAGAACGGAGGCAAACCTGAGACTAATCCATTTGGAGCACGTGCCGTTAGACTTTATCTTAGGGAAGTTAGAGATTCGCAGAGCAAAGCTAGAGGTATTAGCTACGAGAAAAAGAAGCGAAAGCGTCCTCTTCCTCCGTTGTTgtcgacttcttcttcttcctccgccTTAGCTAGCCACCAGCAGTTTCAAATGTTGCCTGGTCCGGGTACTAGTTCTACTACCCAAATATCAAAGTTTGAGAAGTGA
- the LOC108810311 gene encoding mitogen-activated protein kinase kinase kinase 20-like, giving the protein MAGPELYFEKFLGKGSFGSVSLYRYKGRPDGKTLYAAAKTSDHEHSESLYREFQIMSELKGCPRIVQCYGTKVQERLNEEGRLQYKIHMEYAPGGSLRSFANLFEDKKLPDVLVRDFTRMLLEGLADIHGRGYVHCDLKPANILVFPSCCLNKNGAWITSHELKISDFGLTRRDGDTSWWQPHRPFAGTAIYMSPESVSHGETGKGLDLWSLGCTVLEMYTGKRPWWHTDYKLKDLKNCHEPLIPRDLPFEAKLFLMTCFSPEADDRKDASTLLSHIFLRSGDDSKITESSPKNTKTGSGNTRTITVELEKLRERLSELRSICV; this is encoded by the coding sequence ATGGCAGGGCCAGAGTTGTACTTCGAGAAGTTTCTCGGAAAAGGCTCTTTCGGTTCGGTGAGTCTCTACAGGTACAAAGGACGACCCGACGGCAAGACCCTTTACGCCGCCGCAAAAACCTCCGACCATGAACACTCCGAATCTCTCTACAGGGAGTTTCAAATCATGTCTGAACTCAAAGGATGTCCGAGAATCGTCCAGTGCTACGGGACCAAAGTGCAAGAGAGACTTAACGAAGAAGGTCGCTTGCAGTACAAGATTCACATGGAGTACGCACCTGGAGGAAGCTTGAGGAGTTTCGCTAACCTATTCGAAGACAAGAAGCTGCCTGATGTTTTGGTCAGAGATTTTACTCGTATGCTTCTAGAAGGGTTAGCCGACATCCACGGTCGCGGGTACGTTCACTGCGACCTCAAACCAGCAAACATCCTCGTCTTCCCGAGTTGCTGCCTCAACAAGAACGGTGCGTGGATAACGTCTCACGAGTTGAAGATTTCGGATTTCGGGTTGACGAGAAGAGATGGAGACACTAGCTGGTGGCAACCTCATCGTCCCTTTGCCGGAACAGCCATCTACATGTCTCCGGAGTCGGTTTCTCACGGCGAGACAGGGAAAGGCCTTGACTTGTGGTCTTTGGGATGTACTGTACTAGAGATGTACACGGGGAAAAGACCTTGGTGGCATACAGACTACAAACTGAAGGATCTCAAGAACTGCCACGAGCCGTTGATTCCAAGAGATCTTCCTTTTGAGGCAAAACTCTTTCTGATGACGTGCTTCTCGCCGGAGGCAGACGATAGGAAAGACGCATCCACTCTGTTGAGTCACATCTTCTTGCGTAGTGGAGATGATAGTAAGATCACAGAGTCGTCTCCAAAAAATACCAAGACTGGTAGTGGTAATACGAGGACAATCACTGTGGAGTTAGAGAAACTTAGAGAGAGGCTTTCGGAATTGAGGTCTATTTGTGTATAG
- the LOC108810662 gene encoding mitogen-activated protein kinase kinase kinase 20-like, whose translation MAIKRVQRCCDKPFMKFVKFLGKGSYGSVDLYRHTKPDGSTSFTAAKVSSDRRTIEREFRVLSQLKGSPRIVRVFSPSLHEGFDNSLGSRVYEMPMEYASAGNLSTFIRANKRLNDSTVRDFTRMILEGLVSVHSLGYVHCDLKPDNLLLFPVYDQQTWTYVYDLKIADFGLALKEGEEVSDNWSYHSPFVGTPMYMSPESVEHGTVGKALDLWSLGCVVLEMFTGKRPWSEFRSLYDLEDVLVEDKKVPEIPDTVPSDARQFLDKCFALTPEDRGTASELLLHPFLAGDDKKTVDETIMKPQAELADSVTTTKKALRLKIVSSKLPLFKRVSNKPLKLKILPPVSTFVPVQ comes from the coding sequence ATGGCGATCAAAAGGGTGCAACGTTGCTGCGACAAACCATTCATGAAATTCGTCAAGTTCCTAGGCAAAGGCTCATACGGCTCCGTCGATCTCTACCGCCACACGAAACCCGACGGCTCAACCTCCTTCACCGCCGCCAAGGTCTCCTCCGACCGTCGGACCATCGAGAGAGAGTTTCGAGTTCTCTCCCAGCTCAAAGGATCTCCACGGATCGTCCGAGTGTTCAGCCCTTCTCTCCACGAAGGATTCGACAACTCTCTCGGAAGCAGAGTCTACGAGATGCCTATGGAGTACGCCTCCGCAGGTAATCTTTCCACTTTCATCCGCGCTAACAAACGGTTGAACGATTCGACCGTCAGAGACTTCACTCGGATGATACTTGAAGGTTTGGTCTCGGTTCATAGTCTCGGTTACGTCCACTGCGATCTTAAACCGGATAATCTCCTTCTTTTCCCGGTTTACGATCAGCAAACGTGGACTTACGTTTACGACCTAAAGATTGCGGATTTTGGATTGGCGTTGAAGGAAGGGGAGGAAGTATCTGATAACTGGAGTTACCATTCTCCCTTTGTGGGGACTCCTATGTACATGTCTCCCGAGTCTGTCGAACACGGTACCGTCGGGAAAGCCCTAGATCTGTGGTCCTTGGGTTGCGTTGTTCTCGAGATGTTCACCGGTAAGCGGCCGTGGTCAGAGTTTAGGAGTCTTTACGATCTTGAGGATGTTTTGGTCGAGGACAAGAAGGTGCCTGAGATTCCAGACACTGTGCCGTCTGATGCAAGGCAGTTTCTGGACAAGTGTTTTGCGTTGACACCTGAAGATAGAGGAACCGCTTCGGAGTTGTTGTTGCATCCGTTTCTGGCCGGAGATGATAAGAAGACTGTTGATGAGACCATCATGAAACCTCAGGCTGAATTGGCAGATAGTGTTACTACTACAAAGAAGGCACTGAGATTGAAGATTGTTTCATCGAAGCTCCCACTGTTTAAGAGAGTATCTAATAAACCTCTAAAGCTGAAGATTCTTCCTCCAGTTTCCACTTTTGTTCCCGTTCAGTAG
- the LOC108807125 gene encoding protein phosphatase 1 regulatory subunit INH3 produces the protein MSTVTRPSSSATTSVILETPVSQSQPTERLVLRLNRKKKKVSWKDGTVDNEFMQKKSSKKCCIFHKQKPFDEDDSEEDDDDNHHDHDHDHDHEHCESGEASSSNGSKAAN, from the coding sequence ATGAGCACAGTGACCAGGCCTTCTTCTTCAGCGACAACCTCTGTCATCTTAGAAACCCCTGTTTCTCAGTCACAGCCTACAGAAAGACTAGTGCTTCGGCTgaacaggaagaagaagaaagtctcCTGGAAAGACGGCACAGTTGATAACGAGTTCATGCAGAAGAAGAGTTCCAAGAAATGTTGCATCTTTCACAAACAGAAGCCCTTTGATGAGGATGACagcgaagaagatgatgatgataaccACCACGATCATGATCATGATCATGACCATGAACACTGCGAATCTGGTGAGGCCTCTTCTTCTAACGGTTCCAAAGCAGCTAATTAA
- the LOC108811070 gene encoding LOB domain-containing protein 14-like, which yields MGGLGSPCGGCKFLRRKCVEGCVFAPYFCYEEGSSNFAAIHKVFGASNFSKLISNLPVHDRCEAVRTISYEAQSRLHDPIYGCVSQIFSLQQQVVSLQAQVVLLREEASRKFPQEDCMEQGKVLGEDMPQNLHSWFHQVVSDSNLNQMSDVASTSMERNESFCSSSESLYYPEAMFPWSV from the exons ATGGGAGGCTTAGGTTCACCGTGTGGAGGATGCAAGTTCTTGCGTAGGAAATGTGTAGAAGGTTGTGTATTTGCACCATACTTTTGCTACGAAGAAGGATCTTCAAATTTTGCAGCCATTCACAAAGTCTTTGGAGCTAGCAACTTCTCTAAGCTCATTTCTAACCTCCCTGTTCATGACCGTTGTGAAGCCGTACGAACCATTTCTTACGAAGCTCAGTCTCGTCTCCATGATCCTATTTACGGCTGCGTCTCACAAATCTTCTCCCTCCAGCAACAG GTTGTTAGTCTACAAGCACAAGTGGTACTTCTTAGAGAAGAAGCTTCTAGAAAGTTCCCTCAAGAGGATTGTATGGAACAAGGGAAGGTTCTAGGTGAAGATATGCCCCAGAATCTTCACAGTTGGTTTCACCAAGTAGTCTCGGACTCCAACCTTAACCAGATGAGTGATGTTGCATCAACGTCCATGGAACGCAATGAGTCCTTTTGCAGCTCAAGTGAATCTCTTTACTACCCGGAGGCCATGTTTCCATGGTCTGTTTGA
- the LOC108813665 gene encoding poly [ADP-ribose] polymerase 1 isoform X2 produces the protein MASPDKPWRAEYAKSSRSSCKSCKSPINKETFRLGKLVQATQFDGVMPMWHHASCILKKTKQIKSADDVEGLESLRWEDQQKIRKYVESGAGDSTSTSTASSGGNAKLEYGIEVSQTSRAGCRKCTEKILKGEVRIFSKPEGPGNKGLMWHHARCFLEMSPSTELKSLSGWGSIPDSDQEALLPLVKKDPPAAKTGTKRRKDSDDNEKLKQAKTMSASGALQPCSKDKEMEAQSKELWNLKDDLKKHVTTAELREMLEINEQSTRGSELDLRDKCADGMMFGPLALCPVCSGHVSFSGGIYRCNGYISEWSKCSHATSDPNRIKGKWKIPEETENQFLVKWNKSQKSAKPKRILNPISPAETSQGQGSKAAADSSRSEKLDDLRVSISGSSKERQAWKKKIEEAGAEFHAKVKKGTSCLVVCGQTDMEDAETRKARRMKVAIVREDYLVDCFKKQRKLPFDKYKIEDAGEGMVTVKVKGRSAVHEASGLQEHCHILEDGNSIYNTTLSMSDLSTGINSYYILQIIQEDKGSDCYVFRKWGRVGNEKIGGNKLEEMSKSDAVHEFKRLFLEKTANTWESWEQKTNFQKQPGKFLPLDIDYGVNKQVAKKEPVQTISKLATPLVELMKILFDVETYRTAMMEFEINMSEMPLGKLSKHNIQKGFEALTEIQKLLTESDPQPSIKENLLVDASNRFFTMIPSVHPHIIRDEDDFKSKVKMLEALQDIEIASRLVGFDADSTESLDDKYTKLHCDISPLSHDSEDYRLIEKYLNTTHAPTHTEWSLELEEVFALEREGEFDKYAPHREKLGNKMLLWHGSRLTNFVGILNQGLRIAPPEAPATGYMFGKGIYFADLVSKSAQYCYTSKENPVGLMLLSEVALGEIHELTKAKYMDKPPRGKHSTKGLGKKVPQDSEFAKWRDDVTVPCGKPVPSKAKASELMYNEYIVYNTAQVKLQFLLKVRFKHKR, from the exons ATGTGGCACCACGCTTCTTGTATACTGAAGAAAACGAAGCAGATTAAATC AGCTGATGATGTTGAAGGCTTAGAATCGCTTCGTTGGGAAGATCAGCAAAAGATAAGAAAATATGTCGAATCTGGAGCAGGGGATAGCACGAGCACTAGCACAGCCAGCAGCGGTGGCAATGCCAAGCTAGAATATGGGATTGAAGTTTCACAAACCTCTCGTGCTGGTTGCAGAAAATGTACCGAGAAAATCTTGAAAGGAGAG GTTCGTATATTCTCTAAGCCTGAAGGACCGGGTAATAAGGGTTTGATGTGGCACCACGCAAGATGTTTCCTTGAAATGTCTCCATCTACTGAACTGAAAAGTTTGTCTGGGTGGGGAAGCATACCTGACTCCGATCAAGAAGCTCTTCTTCCCTTGGTGAAGAAAGATCCACCAGCAGCCAAAACTG gtacaaaaagaagaaaggaTTCTGATGACAATGAGAAGTTGAAACAAGCTAAGACTATGTCTGCAAGCGGTGCTTTACAACCTTGTAGCAAAGACAAGGAAATGGAGGCACAAAGTAAGGAACTGTGGAACCTGAAGGATGACCTGAAAAAACATGTGACAACAGCTGAGCTGCGGGAAATGCTTGAAATAAATGAACAAAGTACAAGAGGATCAGAACTTGATCTGCGCGATAAGTG tGCTGATGGCATGATGTTTGGTCCACTCGCTCTCTGCCCTGTTTGCTCTGGTCATGTTTCTTTTTCCGGAGGAATTTACCGATGCAATGGTTACATTTCGGAATGGAGCAAATGTTCTCATGCCACTTCTGATCCAAACCGCATCAAAGGGAAGTGGAAAATCCCTGAAGAAACAGAAAATCAGTTCCTTGTGAAG TGGAATAAGTCTCAAAAGAGTGCGAAGCCAAAACGTATTTTGAACCCTATATCACCCGCTGAAACATCCCAAGGTCAAGGTTCTAAAGCTGCAGCTGACTCCTCAAGGAGTGAAAAGCTGGATGATCTTAGAGTTTCAATTTCCGGATCCTCTAAGGAACGC CAAGCATGGAAGAAGAAAATTGAGGAAGCCGGTGCAGAATTTCATGCTAAAGTTAAAAAAG GTACAAGCTGTTTGGTTGTCTGTGGCCAGACAGATATGGAAGATGCTGAAACGAGAAAGGCAAG GAGGATGAAAGTGGCAATCGTTAGAGAGGATTATTTGGTTGACTGTTTCAAAAAGCAGAGGAAGCTTCCATTTGACAAGTACAAAATTGAAGACGCTGGTGAGGGCATGGTCACTGTGAAAGTAAAAGGGCGAAGTGCAGTGCATGAAGCGTCTGGCCTCCAAGAGCACTGCCACATCCTTGAAGATGGGAACAGTATCTATAACACAACTCTGAGCATGTCTGATCTTTCCACCGGCATCAATAGTTACTACATACTCCAGATAATCCAAGAAGATAAAGGTTCAGATTGCTACGTGTTCCGTAAATGGGGCAGAGTTGGTAATGAAAAGATTGGAGGTAACAAACTAGAAGAGATGTCAAAGTCTGATGCAGTTCACGAATTCAAACGTCTATTTCTTGAAAAGACTGCAAACACATGGGAATCTTGGGAACAAAAAACGAATTTCCAGAAGCAACCTGGGAAATTTCTTCCACTGGACATT GATTATGGAGTAAACAAGCAAGTAGCAAAAAAAGAGCCAGTTCAGACCATTAGCAAACTTGCTACTCCATTAGTAGAACTGATGAAGATTCTTTTTGATGTGGAAACATACCG AACTGCTATGATGGAGTTCGAGATAAACATGTCCGAGATGCCACTTGGGAAACTTAGCAAACATAATATACAGAAGG GTTTTGAGGCATTGACAGAGATACAGAAGCTGTTGACTGAAAGCGACCCCCAGCCTTCTATCAAAGAAAACTTGCTTGTTGATGCTAGCAATAGATTTTTTACGATGATCCCTTCAGTTCATCCTCATATTATCCGAGATGAAGATGACTTTAAGTCGAAG GTGAAAATGCTCGAGGCGCTGCAGGATATCGAAATAGCTTCAAGATTAGTTGGCTTTGATGCTGACAGCACTGAATCTCTGGATGATAAATATACGAAATTGCATTGCGATATTTCACCACTTTCTCATGATAGTGAGGATTATCGGTTGATTGAGAAGTATCTTAACACAACTCATGCCCCAACACATACG GAGTGGAGCCTTGAACTGGAGGAAGTTTTTGCCCTCGAAAGAGAAGGAGAGTTTGATAAATATGCTCCTCACAGGGAAAAACTTGGCAATAAGATGCTCCTATGGCATG GTTCTCGCTTGACGAATTTTGTTGGAATTCTGAACCAAGGACTGAGAATTGCGCCTCCAGAAGCTCCTGCTACTGGGTACATG TTTGGCAAGGGGATTTACTTTGCTGACCTTGTTAGTAAAAGTGCCCAGTACTGCTACACATCTAAGGAAAACCCGGTGGGTCTAATGCTTCTTAGTGAAGTTGCATTGGGAGAAATACATGAGCTAACAAAAGCCAAG TACATGGATAAACCTCCGAGGGGGAAACACTCGACCAAAGGGCTTGGCAAGAAAGTGCCTCAGGATTCAGAGTTTGCCAAGTGGAGAGATGATGTGACAGTTCCCTGTGGAAAACCTGTTCCATCGAAGGCCAAGGCTTCTGAGCTTATGTACAACGAGTATATCGTCTACAATACAGCCCAG GTGAAGTTGCAGTTCTTGTTGAAAGTACGGTTCAAGCACAAGAGATGA
- the LOC108813665 gene encoding poly [ADP-ribose] polymerase 1 isoform X1, translating to MASPDKPWRAEYAKSSRSSCKSCKSPINKETFRLGKLVQATQFDGVMPMWHHASCILKKTKQIKSADDVEGLESLRWEDQQKIRKYVESGAGDSTSTSTASSGGNAKLEYGIEVSQTSRAGCRKCTEKILKGEVRIFSKPEGPGNKGLMWHHARCFLEMSPSTELKSLSGWGSIPDSDQEALLPLVKKDPPAAKTAGTKRRKDSDDNEKLKQAKTMSASGALQPCSKDKEMEAQSKELWNLKDDLKKHVTTAELREMLEINEQSTRGSELDLRDKCADGMMFGPLALCPVCSGHVSFSGGIYRCNGYISEWSKCSHATSDPNRIKGKWKIPEETENQFLVKWNKSQKSAKPKRILNPISPAETSQGQGSKAAADSSRSEKLDDLRVSISGSSKERQAWKKKIEEAGAEFHAKVKKGTSCLVVCGQTDMEDAETRKARRMKVAIVREDYLVDCFKKQRKLPFDKYKIEDAGEGMVTVKVKGRSAVHEASGLQEHCHILEDGNSIYNTTLSMSDLSTGINSYYILQIIQEDKGSDCYVFRKWGRVGNEKIGGNKLEEMSKSDAVHEFKRLFLEKTANTWESWEQKTNFQKQPGKFLPLDIDYGVNKQVAKKEPVQTISKLATPLVELMKILFDVETYRTAMMEFEINMSEMPLGKLSKHNIQKGFEALTEIQKLLTESDPQPSIKENLLVDASNRFFTMIPSVHPHIIRDEDDFKSKVKMLEALQDIEIASRLVGFDADSTESLDDKYTKLHCDISPLSHDSEDYRLIEKYLNTTHAPTHTEWSLELEEVFALEREGEFDKYAPHREKLGNKMLLWHGSRLTNFVGILNQGLRIAPPEAPATGYMFGKGIYFADLVSKSAQYCYTSKENPVGLMLLSEVALGEIHELTKAKYMDKPPRGKHSTKGLGKKVPQDSEFAKWRDDVTVPCGKPVPSKAKASELMYNEYIVYNTAQVKLQFLLKVRFKHKR from the exons ATGTGGCACCACGCTTCTTGTATACTGAAGAAAACGAAGCAGATTAAATC AGCTGATGATGTTGAAGGCTTAGAATCGCTTCGTTGGGAAGATCAGCAAAAGATAAGAAAATATGTCGAATCTGGAGCAGGGGATAGCACGAGCACTAGCACAGCCAGCAGCGGTGGCAATGCCAAGCTAGAATATGGGATTGAAGTTTCACAAACCTCTCGTGCTGGTTGCAGAAAATGTACCGAGAAAATCTTGAAAGGAGAG GTTCGTATATTCTCTAAGCCTGAAGGACCGGGTAATAAGGGTTTGATGTGGCACCACGCAAGATGTTTCCTTGAAATGTCTCCATCTACTGAACTGAAAAGTTTGTCTGGGTGGGGAAGCATACCTGACTCCGATCAAGAAGCTCTTCTTCCCTTGGTGAAGAAAGATCCACCAGCAGCCAAAACTG CAGgtacaaaaagaagaaaggaTTCTGATGACAATGAGAAGTTGAAACAAGCTAAGACTATGTCTGCAAGCGGTGCTTTACAACCTTGTAGCAAAGACAAGGAAATGGAGGCACAAAGTAAGGAACTGTGGAACCTGAAGGATGACCTGAAAAAACATGTGACAACAGCTGAGCTGCGGGAAATGCTTGAAATAAATGAACAAAGTACAAGAGGATCAGAACTTGATCTGCGCGATAAGTG tGCTGATGGCATGATGTTTGGTCCACTCGCTCTCTGCCCTGTTTGCTCTGGTCATGTTTCTTTTTCCGGAGGAATTTACCGATGCAATGGTTACATTTCGGAATGGAGCAAATGTTCTCATGCCACTTCTGATCCAAACCGCATCAAAGGGAAGTGGAAAATCCCTGAAGAAACAGAAAATCAGTTCCTTGTGAAG TGGAATAAGTCTCAAAAGAGTGCGAAGCCAAAACGTATTTTGAACCCTATATCACCCGCTGAAACATCCCAAGGTCAAGGTTCTAAAGCTGCAGCTGACTCCTCAAGGAGTGAAAAGCTGGATGATCTTAGAGTTTCAATTTCCGGATCCTCTAAGGAACGC CAAGCATGGAAGAAGAAAATTGAGGAAGCCGGTGCAGAATTTCATGCTAAAGTTAAAAAAG GTACAAGCTGTTTGGTTGTCTGTGGCCAGACAGATATGGAAGATGCTGAAACGAGAAAGGCAAG GAGGATGAAAGTGGCAATCGTTAGAGAGGATTATTTGGTTGACTGTTTCAAAAAGCAGAGGAAGCTTCCATTTGACAAGTACAAAATTGAAGACGCTGGTGAGGGCATGGTCACTGTGAAAGTAAAAGGGCGAAGTGCAGTGCATGAAGCGTCTGGCCTCCAAGAGCACTGCCACATCCTTGAAGATGGGAACAGTATCTATAACACAACTCTGAGCATGTCTGATCTTTCCACCGGCATCAATAGTTACTACATACTCCAGATAATCCAAGAAGATAAAGGTTCAGATTGCTACGTGTTCCGTAAATGGGGCAGAGTTGGTAATGAAAAGATTGGAGGTAACAAACTAGAAGAGATGTCAAAGTCTGATGCAGTTCACGAATTCAAACGTCTATTTCTTGAAAAGACTGCAAACACATGGGAATCTTGGGAACAAAAAACGAATTTCCAGAAGCAACCTGGGAAATTTCTTCCACTGGACATT GATTATGGAGTAAACAAGCAAGTAGCAAAAAAAGAGCCAGTTCAGACCATTAGCAAACTTGCTACTCCATTAGTAGAACTGATGAAGATTCTTTTTGATGTGGAAACATACCG AACTGCTATGATGGAGTTCGAGATAAACATGTCCGAGATGCCACTTGGGAAACTTAGCAAACATAATATACAGAAGG GTTTTGAGGCATTGACAGAGATACAGAAGCTGTTGACTGAAAGCGACCCCCAGCCTTCTATCAAAGAAAACTTGCTTGTTGATGCTAGCAATAGATTTTTTACGATGATCCCTTCAGTTCATCCTCATATTATCCGAGATGAAGATGACTTTAAGTCGAAG GTGAAAATGCTCGAGGCGCTGCAGGATATCGAAATAGCTTCAAGATTAGTTGGCTTTGATGCTGACAGCACTGAATCTCTGGATGATAAATATACGAAATTGCATTGCGATATTTCACCACTTTCTCATGATAGTGAGGATTATCGGTTGATTGAGAAGTATCTTAACACAACTCATGCCCCAACACATACG GAGTGGAGCCTTGAACTGGAGGAAGTTTTTGCCCTCGAAAGAGAAGGAGAGTTTGATAAATATGCTCCTCACAGGGAAAAACTTGGCAATAAGATGCTCCTATGGCATG GTTCTCGCTTGACGAATTTTGTTGGAATTCTGAACCAAGGACTGAGAATTGCGCCTCCAGAAGCTCCTGCTACTGGGTACATG TTTGGCAAGGGGATTTACTTTGCTGACCTTGTTAGTAAAAGTGCCCAGTACTGCTACACATCTAAGGAAAACCCGGTGGGTCTAATGCTTCTTAGTGAAGTTGCATTGGGAGAAATACATGAGCTAACAAAAGCCAAG TACATGGATAAACCTCCGAGGGGGAAACACTCGACCAAAGGGCTTGGCAAGAAAGTGCCTCAGGATTCAGAGTTTGCCAAGTGGAGAGATGATGTGACAGTTCCCTGTGGAAAACCTGTTCCATCGAAGGCCAAGGCTTCTGAGCTTATGTACAACGAGTATATCGTCTACAATACAGCCCAG GTGAAGTTGCAGTTCTTGTTGAAAGTACGGTTCAAGCACAAGAGATGA